The following proteins come from a genomic window of Gossypium raimondii isolate GPD5lz chromosome 5, ASM2569854v1, whole genome shotgun sequence:
- the LOC105766151 gene encoding chaperone protein dnaJ 15: MRSKKMEGTSAPSLRRDPYEVLCVSRDSSDQEIKTAYRKLALKYHPDKNANNPEASELFKEVAYSYSILSDPEKRRQYDTAGFEAVEDSMDMEIDLSNLGTVNTMFAALFSKLGVPIKTTISANVLEEALNGTVTVRPLPIGTSVSGKVDKQCAHFFGVTINDEQAECGIVVRVTSTAQSKFKLLYFEHDINGGYGLALQEDSEKTGKVTSAGMYFLHFQVYRMDSTVNALAIAKDPESAFFKRLEGLQPCEVSELKAGTHIFAVYGDNFFKTATYTIEALCAKSYEDTTEKLKDIESQILRKRNELRQFETEYRKALARFQEVTNRYTQEKQSVDELLKQRDSIHATFTVTRPPSGISNLSNGSSSKVPVETESPTEDGNSDGKDKSGKKKWFNLNLMGSDKKLG; encoded by the exons atgcgTTCGAAGAAGATGGAAGGAACTTCGGCCCCTAGTTTGCGTCGAGACCCTTATGAAGTTTTATGCGTTTCAAGGGATTCTTCTGATCAGGAGATCAAAACTGCTTATCGAAAGCTCGCTCTCAA GTATCATCCTGACAAGAATGCCAACAATCCTGAGGCTTCAGAACTTTTTAAGGAAGTTGCATATTCTTATAGCATTTTATCTGACCCAGAAAAGAGGAGACAATATGACACTGCGGGGTTTGAG GCTGTTGAAGATTCGATGGATATGGAGATTGATTTGTCCAATCTAGGAACTGTTAATACAATGTTTGCAGCATTATTCAG caAGCTTGGTGTCCCTATCAAGACTACTATCTCAGCTAATGTTCTTGAAGAAGCTTTAAATGGAACTGTCACAGTTAGACCCCTTCCTATTGGAACATCAGTTAGTGGAAAG GTAGACAAGCAATGTGCCCACTTCTTTGGTGTAACGATAAACGATGAACAAGCTGAGTGTGGGATTGTTGTTAGGGTAACTTCAACAGCACAAAGCAAATTCAAG TTACTTTATTTCGAGCACGACATCAATGGTGGCTATGGTTTGGCCTTACAG GAAGACAGCGAGAAGACAGGTAAGGTGACATCTGCTGGCATGTATTTCTTACATTTTCAAGTATACCGAATGGATTCCACTGTAAACGCG TTAGCAATAGCTAAAGACCCCGAATCTGCATTCTTTAAAAGGTTGGAAGGTCTTCAACCTTGTGAGGTTTCAGAACTAAAAGCGGGGACACATATATTTGCCGTTTATG GAGATAATTTTTTCAAGACTGCAACTTACACAATTGAGGCACTTTGTGCAAAGTCGTATGAGGATACCACTGAGAAGCTTAAGGATATTGAATCTCAGATTCTAAGAAAGAGAAATGAGTTGCGCCAATTTGAAACGGAATACAGAAAA GCACTGGCACGCTTTCAAGAAGTGACCAACCGGTACACCCAAGAAAAGCAGTCT GTAGACGAGCTGCTGAAACAGAGGGATAGCATACATGCTACATTCACCGTAACAAGACCACCAAGCGGTATCAGCAATTTAAGTAATGGAAGTAGCAGCAAAGTTCCGGTTGAGACCGAGAGTCCTACGGAAGATGGAAACTCGGATGGAAAGGATAAATCAGGTAAAAAGAAATGGTTCAATTTGAATCTAATGGGATCTGATAAAAAGCTTGGTTGA